Part of the Gemmatimonadaceae bacterium genome is shown below.
CGCGCTTGTCGTTGATCTGATCGATCCAGGTGCGCGTGTAGAGCACCTGCTTGCCATCGGGGGAGATCGTCGGATTGGCGACGTCTTCCCAGTTGAAGTAGTCGGCGATCGTGAGCCGGTCTTTCGGGGCCGCGGGCGACTGGGCCAGGGACCACGACGGCGCGAAGGCGACCGTCGCGGCGCAGGCGAAGACGGCCGTGCGCAGGAATCGAATCGTCATGCAGACCTCATCGGGGTGGGCGGGAAACAGCGTGCCATATCGTGCGATCGCCGCTGCTCAGGCGCAACCGCTCCGCCGCTGAAAAAATCGCCACGGATTACGCGGAAACGCACGGTTCCCTCTCGCGCACGGGACGACACGGTGCGTTTCCGTGAAATCCGTGGCCAAAAAACAAAAAGCCGACACCCAAAGGCATCGGCAGCATTTCGAAACGGAGAGTGGCTTACTGCAGCGTATCCGCGAAGGCGAGCACGGAATCGCGGAACTTCGCCGAGGCGCCGTCGACGAAGCGGCGGACACCCTTCCACTGGCGGAGCAGCGGGTTGCGGGCGGTGATCGACGTTTCGATCACGCGGCGCTGCGACGTGCTGGCGTGCACCATCTTGCCGTCGCCCACGTAAATGCCGACGTGCGAAATGCGCTGGCCGCGACCGAACGTGAGCACATCACCCGGCTTGAGCGCGGTGAGATCCTTCGGCACTTCGGTACCAGCCTTGGCCTGCGTCGCGGCGGTGCGCGGCATGACCAGGTCGATCACGCTCATCGCATAGCGCACGAGACCGCTGCAATCGAGACCGACGCCCGGCTTCGTGCCGCCGAGCTTGTAGCGCGTGCCCACCGACCCACGCGCCATCGCCACAACGCTATCGCGCAGACGCTCGGCCGACGCGCTGAACGCGGCGAACGGCTTCTTGGGCGAGATCGCTTCCGTGCTCTGCGCCTGCGCCGACGACGCCACCGCCACGAGGGCAGCAGCGACTACAGGCAGCAGGTGGCGACGGAAATGGGGCACGCGGGCGCGGGGAGCAGGGTCAGTAGACGGGTCGCGCCAACCGGTGTCGGCTGTGGCGTCGCCTATCCAAGGACCCCCAACCTACCCCATCGTCACGCGTCACACCAGAGGCAGCCGTCACGTGGCGGGCAAGGGTTTGCCCGGTGCGGGAACGACCCGGCGGGTCAGCGAATCCCGAGCGCTTTGTGCGTTTGGACCGACAGCCGCCAGCGGGGGTGGGCGAGGCAATACGCGAGCGCCGCCCGGGTGTTCTCGGCCTGCTCGGGACCGTCCATGGGCTGCAGCAGGAAGTGCCGGAAATCGAGCTGCTCGAACCGTTCCGGCCGGGCCAGCGCCTGCGGAAAGACCAGCTTGAGCTCGTCGCCCGCGGTGAGCACCACCTCGGCGTTGGCCTTGGGGCTCACACAAATCCAATCGAGCCCCGCCGGCGCCGGCTGGGTGCCGTTCGTCTCGACCGCGACCTCGAACCCGGCCGCGTGCAAGGCGGCCACGGCCGCGTCGTCCAGCTGGAGGAGCGGCTCGCCACCGGTGCACACCACGAAGGGCCGGACATCCGCCGGCGCGTCGGCCGGCCAGCGGCTCTTCACAAAGGCCGCCAGCTCGGCGGCGGTCGCAAACTTCCCCCCATCCGGGCCGACGCCGACGAAGTCGGTATCACAAAAGGTGCAGACGGCCGTCCCACGGTCCTGCTCCCGGCCGGTCCAGAGGTTACACCCCGAAAACCGGCAGAAGACCGCCGCGCGGCCGGCGTTCACCCCCTCGCCCTGCAGGGTGTAGAAGCACTCCTTGACGGTGTAGGCCATGGCTCAGCGCGCGTAGGCGATGGGGTCGCTCGCCCCCGCCTCTTCAAATCCCTTGAGCCGCAGCTGACAGGCGTCGCAGTGGCCGCAGGCGGTACCGTCCGGCGCCGGGTCGTAGCAGCTGGTCGTAAGGCTGTAGTCCACCCCCAGGCTCCGCCCCAGCTCCACGATCCCCGCCTTGGTCAGATGCTGCAGGGGGGCGTGAATAGTGATCCGCCCCGTCCCCTCGACGCCGGCGCGCGTCGCCAGGTTGGCCATCGTCTCGAACGCCGCCACGTATTCCGGGCGGCAGTCGGGATAGCCGGAGTAGTCCAAGGCGTTCACCCCAATGAAGATGGCCTGCGCGCCGAGCACTTCCGCCCACGCCAGGGCGAAGGAGAGGAAGATCGTGTTGCGGGCCGGCACGTAGGTCACCGGAATCTCCGCACTATGCTCGGCGAGGTCCCGGTCCTTGGGGACCTCGGCGTCGGACGTCAGCGCCGAGCCGCCCCACTGCCGGAGGTCGATGTCCACGACGACGTGCTGAGCCACCCCCTGCGCCGCCGCCACGCGCCGCGCCGCCTCGATCTCCACGCTGTGCCGCTGCCCGTACCGGAAGGTCATGGCATACGGGGTAAAGCCCTGGCGCTTCGCGACGGCGAGCACCGTGGTGGAGTCGAGCCCGCCGCTCAGGAGGACGACGGCCGGCTTCTGGGAGGCAACGTTCGGCATCGGAGCAACTTAAAAGATTATGCGCGCTCGGCGGGCGCGGAGTTCTCGCACAGAGGCACAGGGGACACTGAGGGGCACAGAGACAGAAACAAACTCTGTGCCCCTCTGTGTCCCCTGTGCCTCTGTGCGAGACCTTTTCCATAGTCCCGGCGAGGACGCCAGCGACCTGGAGATGTCCTGAAACGAGGACACCTGAGTCGCCGTAGAAATCGATAAGTAAAAGCCCAGTAAGGCTTTATCTGCGTGCTCCCCGCCCGGCGCGAGGTATGCCCCTCCATGGACGCGTCTCTCCAACCGGAGTTCTGTCCATGATCACCTCGACTGTTCGCCGCTCGTTCGTGGCCGCCGCGGCCGGTGCCGCCCTTCTTGCTGTGCCCCTGCATGCGCAGGCGGGGGCCGGCGCCACCCTGACCCCGTTTGCCGGGTACCTCGTGACCGGCAATTGGTATGACGGCCCGATCGGCACGAGCCTCAAGAACAGCAATGCGCCGATGGCCGGTGTGCAGGGGAGCGTCCCGCTCACCCGTGGCGTCGCGCTCGTTGGCAACCTCGCCTACGCCAGCGGTGACTTGCGCATCGGGTTGCCCCTCATCGGAGGTGTCAATGTCGGGAGTGCGAAGACGTGGCTCTACGACGCCGGCCTCGAGATTGGCGGGCTGGGGAACCGCGCCACGGGGATCGCGCCGTTCGTGCAGGGAGGGATCGGCGGCATGACGAACGACATCCAGGCGAGCGTCTTCAACACGCGGGCCTCGAACGTCGCGTACTCCGCCGGGGTAGGGATCGATATCGGCTTGTCGAAGGGCTTCGCGCTGCGTGCGCAGGCGAAGGACTGGATCAGCCGTTTCAACTCGGAACAGGCCATAGGCTTTCGGGCCGACGGCAACCTGGCCCATAACTGGGCGCTGACGGCGGGGATGAAACTCTCCTTCTGATCCCGTCGGCGCTTCTGGGGCTAAGTTTCGCCGGACTGTTGGACCACCTCAGAAGACGACTCGTGGATCATCGCATTGC
Proteins encoded:
- a CDS encoding C40 family peptidase, coding for MARGSVGTRYKLGGTKPGVGLDCSGLVRYAMSVIDLVMPRTAATQAKAGTEVPKDLTALKPGDVLTFGRGQRISHVGIYVGDGKMVHASTSQRRVIETSITARNPLLRQWKGVRRFVDGASAKFRDSVLAFADTLQ
- the queE gene encoding 7-carboxy-7-deazaguanine synthase codes for the protein MAYTVKECFYTLQGEGVNAGRAAVFCRFSGCNLWTGREQDRGTAVCTFCDTDFVGVGPDGGKFATAAELAAFVKSRWPADAPADVRPFVVCTGGEPLLQLDDAAVAALHAAGFEVAVETNGTQPAPAGLDWICVSPKANAEVVLTAGDELKLVFPQALARPERFEQLDFRHFLLQPMDGPEQAENTRAALAYCLAHPRWRLSVQTHKALGIR
- the queC gene encoding 7-cyano-7-deazaguanine synthase QueC codes for the protein MPNVASQKPAVVLLSGGLDSTTVLAVAKRQGFTPYAMTFRYGQRHSVEIEAARRVAAAQGVAQHVVVDIDLRQWGGSALTSDAEVPKDRDLAEHSAEIPVTYVPARNTIFLSFALAWAEVLGAQAIFIGVNALDYSGYPDCRPEYVAAFETMANLATRAGVEGTGRITIHAPLQHLTKAGIVELGRSLGVDYSLTTSCYDPAPDGTACGHCDACQLRLKGFEEAGASDPIAYAR
- a CDS encoding porin family protein — translated: MITSTVRRSFVAAAAGAALLAVPLHAQAGAGATLTPFAGYLVTGNWYDGPIGTSLKNSNAPMAGVQGSVPLTRGVALVGNLAYASGDLRIGLPLIGGVNVGSAKTWLYDAGLEIGGLGNRATGIAPFVQGGIGGMTNDIQASVFNTRASNVAYSAGVGIDIGLSKGFALRAQAKDWISRFNSEQAIGFRADGNLAHNWALTAGMKLSF